The Deltaproteobacteria bacterium DNA segment TGGTGTTCAGATTTCGAAACGAGTCTAACAAAAAACCCAGAGGGTTTCTTAAAGCTTCAAGAGTGTGGTGCCGGTCAAGAAGTCACTTTTAAACCGCAAGGAGCTGGCGGAGATTCTGTAACAAAAACGATTGATACAATTATCGCCTACTACAAAAAAACTAATCCAAATTCAGGCGAATCGTCTGTCGCTACATTGCGGGATCAGCTTCTCAATAACTCTAGCCTTCGCACAAACTGGGCGAAACAAGCTGGCTTGAAAGAGCCGACGGTTGCTAAGGGAAGCATTTTCGTTTCGGATAATCTTGAAGTAGAGAAAATCGAGTTTGATGGGTCGCAGTACACTCGCAATCTCGCCGATGGCTCGTCTCAAAGATTCAACGTTCAAGGTAAACTGATTGCGATCTATGATAAAAACGGAAACTTTTTGAAGTTCAATTACAGTGGCGACCTCATGAAAGAGGCGACCGACAACACTGGAAAGAAACTGACCTTCACATTTTATCCGACAAAACGTGTGAAAGACATCACTGCGCCGGGCGGCGTGAAGGTGGAATACAAGTACAAAGGCGAAGATCTTTCACAGGTTAAGAATATGTGGAAGAACGTCTACGATTACGAGTACGACGAAAATCACAACATCACCAAAATTACTTTCCCCGACAAAACCTTCAAGGCGCTCTCGTACAATCAAAAAAATGATTGGGTAATGAGCTTCACGGATCGAGCCGTTGACGGGCCAGCCTGCAAGGAAACCTACGAGTATTTTTCTGACAAGGCGAATCCAAAGGACCACTTTTGGTCAACCGCGGTAAAAAAATGTGGAAACGAAATCAAGAATGAAGCGCGGTTCGAATTCTGGCTTAAGTCTCGCGCAGACGGCAGGAAATATCTTTCTCGCGTTCTCAACAGATCGATGACCGATACACTCGACGTTACCTATCACCCCGAGTTCGGCCGTCCCACTTCTATCAAAAGAAACTCGCAAACGACTTCTTTCGACTACTTTACCAGTGGCCTGGTGAAAGAAAAGTCGACTGCAACCACTCGTTTACAGTTTGAGTATAAGAACACGTTCAACAAAGTCTCGAAAGTGACTACTGAATTCTTCGACGCCAAAGGTAAGGTCGGCAAGAAGCGCGACACGACTTTTAACTACGACAATCGTGGCAACCTTGCGGCCGCGCAGAATACCGATGGGCAAACTGTCCGCCTTACTTACGATCAACGCGGTCGAATTGCGACAATCATCGATCAGGCGAAGAAGGAAGTACAAATTAAATACGAAGAACGCACTGGCCGCCCGGCGCAGATCACGCGGCCTAAAGTTGGCTCGATCGCTGTGACTTACAAGGCGAATGGGGAAATAAATAAAGTTGAAAGTAATGATGGTCCAGCAGTGGCGACCCAGGTAGCGAGCACTTTTAATAACTTGCTAGATATTATTGCGCCTGCGACTTCTGAGATGAATTTGTAAGTTGAAGTTTTTCGATTTTGAGAAGGGGAATTTATGAAGGATCTTTTTTCAATTCTAGTTTTAGCAGTAGGCCTGTTTGCAGCTTTCGTTAGCCACGCTCAGGAAGCCTACAACTGCGACGATCCCAAATGTCAGCAAGAGAAGGCGCGCCTTGCGGATCCGACAACAATGAACGCCCAGTTCTTGTCTCGCGGAATTCCATGCGCAACAGGGGCGTGTTTTAAAGATGCGGATTCGTCTGTAGGATTTGATCTGACCCCGCTCATCAATGTCGAAGGCTCAACGGCGACCGAACCGCGCGTAAGCCCAGCAGACGTCGTGAAATAAACGTCTCAAACTGAGACACCAACTTCAAATTCTCTCACTACTCCTAACCCGCGACGGCCTCTGGCCAGCGGGTTTTGCCTTTATGAGTGTCTAGGACCGAGACACCCGTGTGCCCTCTAGCGCCTCCCCACGCCACATAGCCTTTAACCCCACTTGGCGGTACCCACGGTCATCTCGTAACATATCGATATTCCGAGCCTATTCTAAGTGTCGCAAAATAGGACTCTCGGCACGAACTTCGTATTACGTATCAATAGGAACCGATGATGACCGTAGGTCTTTTGACACTAGGTCGAGGAGGAATCATGTCTCGTTTCATTATGTCTGCGCTTCTCTGCACGTTCTCGTTTGCCCAATCAGCCTATGCAATTGCTCCAGTCAGCATTGCTAAGCGCAACAACCGCGAGCTCGCTGCTTTAAAGGCGAAAGATCCCAACGACGAAACAACGTTGGCTGGTATGCAATTTGAGCTTGAGAAGAAGCACGATTGCCCACTTGCACGCCACAACGGTGAACGTAATGAGAATACTCAGCCAGCAAAAGAGCAAGTCGCCGCTGTTTCTGGTGGAGCAGTTAGTAGCCACGATTCGATTCGCTAAGCGCAAGCTAGCTAATTGAGATCATCGGTGTGCGTCTCGGTCCTTCGTGACCGGGACGCTTGCGAATATTGATTTCGAATTTGGTCTTGTATCCAAGACCACCCGCTGTGGGCCGCCTTCACCGCACCCTTCGCAACGGTTTGCAACTGTGCCCCGGCATCAGACCGATAAATCCACTCCTCTGAATGGTCTTCGAGAGTCTCTCCCTGCCACCTCATTTGCAGAACCATCAAAACCAATACCGAAAACATAACTGTCTTTATCGCTGTAAAAAGCTCCGACACGACGGATCTCCTTTTTTAAACAGGGTTACTCGTTGGCCGCGTAATCGCGTCCCTTGGTTTTGCTTCCTGCCGCTTCTTCAATCGCCAAAATTAACTGATCTCTTTGAAACGGTTTCGGCAAAAAGCTAACACAGCCTGCCTCTAGCGCTTTCATTACTATCGACTCAGTATCGTTGGTCGAAAATGCGACTACTTTTTGATTGGCGATCAAGGAAATAATTTCTTTTGCCGCATCAATGCCATTTTTTAACGGAAGAACTATATCCATCAAGATCACATCAGGTCTCAGCCGCAAAGCTAGAGCGACGGCTTCATGGCCATCTTCGGCCTCGCCAACTATTTCGATATTGGTGGCTCGCAACGAGTGGCGCACGATTTCACGAACAAAAGGAGCATCGTCTACGACAAGTAGCTTGATCATGGATTCAGTATATCGCGCAGATTACACAACGAGAGTCCTATTGACCCCAGTCATAACCAAACTGGATGACAGTCGTGCCTTGGGTCACTCCAACACCGTTAGGAGTCGAGCCCGAGACTTGGTCTGGGCTAGATGCAGGCCCTGAAAACGCGTTTTGCTCGACGTCATGTTGAAGCCGAAGAAAAATGGAATTCGAGCTATCAAACAGCCAACGTCGTTC contains these protein-coding regions:
- a CDS encoding response regulator — its product is MIKLLVVDDAPFVREIVRHSLRATNIEIVGEAEDGHEAVALALRLRPDVILMDIVLPLKNGIDAAKEIISLIANQKVVAFSTNDTESIVMKALEAGCVSFLPKPFQRDQLILAIEEAAGSKTKGRDYAANE
- a CDS encoding cell wall-associated protein wapA, whose product is MWSALMAIVLSVAFSPIALATVDMKNANYTESWIDVQIAGSGYSLRVQRTYNSRSVFNGMFGFGWCSDFETSLTKNPEGFLKLQECGAGQEVTFKPQGAGGDSVTKTIDTIIAYYKKTNPNSGESSVATLRDQLLNNSSLRTNWAKQAGLKEPTVAKGSIFVSDNLEVEKIEFDGSQYTRNLADGSSQRFNVQGKLIAIYDKNGNFLKFNYSGDLMKEATDNTGKKLTFTFYPTKRVKDITAPGGVKVEYKYKGEDLSQVKNMWKNVYDYEYDENHNITKITFPDKTFKALSYNQKNDWVMSFTDRAVDGPACKETYEYFSDKANPKDHFWSTAVKKCGNEIKNEARFEFWLKSRADGRKYLSRVLNRSMTDTLDVTYHPEFGRPTSIKRNSQTTSFDYFTSGLVKEKSTATTRLQFEYKNTFNKVSKVTTEFFDAKGKVGKKRDTTFNYDNRGNLAAAQNTDGQTVRLTYDQRGRIATIIDQAKKEVQIKYEERTGRPAQITRPKVGSIAVTYKANGEINKVESNDGPAVATQVASTFNNLLDIIAPATSEMNL